A genomic region of Acidimicrobiales bacterium contains the following coding sequences:
- a CDS encoding prolyl oligopeptidase family serine peptidase: MTGQVRPYGTWPSPLTPQALVAGAATVGEARVDGDDVWWSEARPAEGGRVELVRRRVDGTAQAVLGRLDAAREPSDGEALTLDRRWSARTAFLEYGGGAWCVESGVVTFAHWDDQRLHRLVADDTAALPTPLTPAPRSPRGLRYAEVVAWDHAWVLAVREAHPGEEGVPGDAREPVHEIVAVPTDGSAATEPGRVRVLVSGPDFLSGPRPGPGRLAWVQWDHPRMPWDGTELCVARLGRDADGGPVVRDAVTVAGGAEESVVQPEWDAAGDLWFSSDRSGWWNLHRVGDPGGDGPDARPRAVAPVEAELGGPRWVAGLRWYAPLADGRLLATVTAGGSTTLALVEPPALGEGGAGRVVPLAVDLGGAPVTVAGQVGAGPGPAQAVAVLASARCEPTPVLLDLGSAASAPGSDAGRGRRAVPGSARWSGGASIAAEGAGAPAPGAPAALTVPGGSGPGPSVDPSGGAGTPGRASGDRPRPVRWLALRAARHLGLAPDDVSVPEPVSFPSAGGRTAHALLYRPARATVTGPAGERPPLVVMIHGGPTSAARPMFDLRTQFWTTRGVAVVDVDYGGSTGYGRPYRRLLDGQWGVVDVEDCVAAARHLAAEGVVDGDRMVIRGGSAGGFTALLALCTSDTFAAGTSLYGVTDLAALARDTHKFEARYTDGLVGPWPEAADLYAARSPLTQLDRLATPVLVLQGAEDHVVPPAQAEAVVAALAAKGVPHAYLLFPGEGHGFRGQETIVRALQAELAFYGRVLGFAPADELPPLPPTV; the protein is encoded by the coding sequence GTGACCGGGCAGGTCCGCCCTTACGGCACCTGGCCCTCGCCCCTCACGCCCCAGGCGTTGGTGGCGGGGGCGGCCACCGTCGGCGAGGCCCGGGTCGACGGCGACGACGTCTGGTGGAGCGAGGCCCGGCCGGCCGAGGGCGGCCGCGTCGAGCTGGTGCGGCGCCGGGTCGACGGCACGGCCCAGGCGGTGCTGGGCCGCCTCGACGCCGCCCGCGAGCCCTCCGACGGCGAGGCCCTCACCCTCGACCGGCGCTGGAGCGCGCGGACCGCCTTCCTGGAGTACGGCGGCGGGGCCTGGTGCGTCGAGAGCGGCGTGGTCACCTTCGCCCACTGGGACGACCAGCGCCTGCACCGGCTGGTGGCCGACGACACCGCCGCCCTGCCGACGCCGCTGACCCCGGCCCCCCGGTCGCCCCGGGGCCTGCGCTACGCGGAGGTGGTGGCCTGGGACCACGCCTGGGTGCTGGCCGTGCGCGAGGCCCACCCCGGCGAGGAGGGCGTCCCTGGCGACGCCCGGGAGCCGGTGCACGAGATCGTGGCCGTGCCCACCGACGGCTCCGCCGCCACCGAGCCCGGCCGGGTCCGCGTGCTCGTCTCGGGGCCCGACTTCCTGTCCGGCCCCCGGCCCGGGCCCGGGCGCCTGGCCTGGGTGCAGTGGGACCACCCCCGCATGCCGTGGGACGGCACCGAGCTGTGCGTGGCCCGCCTGGGCCGAGACGCCGACGGCGGCCCCGTGGTCCGGGACGCGGTGACGGTGGCCGGGGGAGCCGAGGAGTCCGTGGTCCAACCCGAGTGGGACGCCGCTGGCGACCTGTGGTTCTCCTCCGATCGCTCGGGCTGGTGGAACCTGCACCGGGTCGGCGACCCGGGCGGCGACGGCCCCGACGCCCGGCCCCGGGCGGTGGCCCCGGTCGAGGCGGAGCTGGGCGGCCCCCGCTGGGTGGCCGGCCTGCGCTGGTACGCACCACTGGCCGACGGGCGGCTGCTGGCCACCGTGACGGCCGGCGGGTCCACCACCCTGGCGCTGGTCGAACCGCCTGCCCTGGGGGAGGGCGGCGCCGGCCGGGTGGTGCCGTTGGCCGTCGACCTGGGTGGCGCCCCGGTCACGGTGGCCGGGCAGGTGGGTGCGGGTCCCGGCCCGGCTCAGGCCGTGGCCGTGCTGGCCTCGGCCCGGTGCGAGCCGACGCCGGTGCTGCTCGACCTGGGATCCGCGGCCTCTGCTCCTGGGTCCGACGCCGGCCGTGGCCGCCGCGCCGTCCCCGGCTCGGCCCGGTGGTCGGGCGGCGCCTCGATCGCGGCCGAGGGCGCTGGTGCTCCGGCGCCCGGCGCGCCGGCCGCCTTGACCGTGCCGGGTGGCTCGGGGCCCGGCCCCTCGGTGGACCCGTCCGGCGGCGCCGGCACCCCGGGCCGGGCCTCGGGAGATCGGCCCCGACCGGTCCGGTGGCTGGCCCTGCGAGCTGCCCGCCATCTCGGGCTGGCCCCGGACGACGTCTCGGTCCCCGAGCCGGTCAGCTTCCCCAGCGCCGGGGGGCGCACCGCCCACGCCCTGCTCTACCGGCCGGCCCGGGCCACGGTGACCGGCCCGGCGGGGGAGCGGCCGCCGCTGGTGGTCATGATCCACGGGGGGCCGACCTCGGCGGCCCGGCCCATGTTCGACCTGCGCACCCAGTTCTGGACCACCCGGGGCGTCGCCGTGGTCGACGTCGACTACGGCGGCTCCACCGGCTACGGCCGGCCCTACCGGCGGCTGCTGGACGGGCAGTGGGGCGTGGTCGACGTGGAGGACTGCGTGGCCGCCGCCCGCCACCTGGCCGCCGAGGGCGTCGTCGACGGGGACCGCATGGTCATCCGGGGCGGCTCGGCCGGGGGGTTCACGGCCCTGCTGGCCCTGTGCACCTCCGACACCTTCGCCGCCGGCACCAGCCTCTACGGCGTCACCGACCTGGCTGCCCTGGCCCGCGACACCCACAAGTTCGAGGCCCGCTACACCGACGGCCTGGTGGGCCCGTGGCCGGAGGCGGCCGACCTCTACGCGGCCCGCAGCCCCCTCACCCAGCTCGACCGCCTGGCCACGCCGGTGCTGGTGCTCCAGGGGGCCGAGGACCACGTCGTGCCCCCGGCCCAGGCCGAGGCGGTGGTGGCCGCCCTGGCCGCCAAGGGCGTGCCCCACGCCTACCTGCTCTTCCCCGGCGAGGGCCACGGCTTCCGCGGCCAGGAGACCATCGTCCGGGCCCTCCAGGCGGAGCTGGCCTTCTACGGCCGGGTCCTCGGCTTCGCCCCGGCCGACGAGCTCCCGCCCCTTCCCCCGACGGTGTGA
- a CDS encoding pyridoxal phosphate-dependent aminotransferase: MSQPTPARLSRRIAAITPSATLAVDARAKELKAAGEPVIGFGAGEPDFPTPAHVVEAAVEASRDPRNHRYTPAGGLPELKEAIAAKTLRDSGYQVEAGQVVVTNGGKHAVYNAMAALLDPGDEVLLPAPYWTTYPEPVRLAGGVPVEVPTDEAAGFRASVDQLEAARTPRTKVLVFVSPSNPTGAVYPRDEVEAIGRWAVEHGIWVVTDEIYEHLTYDDHRFHSMPALVPELADRCLVLNGVAKTYAMTGWRVGWIVGPVDVAKAVANLQSHQTSNVANVSQRAALAAVSGGLDDVARMREAFDRRGKTMHRLLNGIEGVTAMTPEGAFYAFPSFRAVLERGTVAGRPVSSTVELAEVVLDEAKVAIVPGEAFSAPGYARLSFALGDDDLGEGLGRIAELLAR, from the coding sequence ATGTCCCAGCCCACCCCCGCCCGCCTGTCCCGGCGCATCGCCGCCATCACGCCGTCGGCCACGTTGGCCGTCGACGCCCGGGCCAAGGAGCTGAAGGCGGCGGGGGAGCCGGTCATCGGCTTCGGTGCCGGCGAGCCCGACTTCCCGACGCCGGCCCACGTGGTGGAGGCCGCCGTCGAGGCCAGCCGGGACCCCCGCAACCATCGCTACACCCCGGCCGGCGGCCTGCCCGAGCTGAAGGAGGCCATCGCGGCCAAGACGCTTCGCGACTCGGGGTACCAGGTCGAGGCCGGCCAGGTGGTGGTCACCAACGGTGGCAAGCACGCCGTCTACAACGCCATGGCCGCCCTGCTCGACCCGGGCGACGAGGTGCTGCTGCCGGCGCCGTACTGGACCACCTACCCCGAGCCGGTGCGCCTGGCCGGAGGGGTGCCGGTCGAGGTCCCCACCGACGAGGCCGCCGGCTTCCGGGCCTCCGTCGACCAGCTGGAGGCGGCCCGCACGCCCCGCACCAAGGTCCTGGTGTTCGTGTCGCCCTCCAACCCCACCGGCGCCGTGTACCCCCGGGACGAGGTCGAGGCCATCGGCCGGTGGGCGGTCGAGCACGGCATCTGGGTGGTCACCGACGAGATCTACGAGCACCTCACCTACGACGACCACCGGTTCCACTCCATGCCCGCCCTGGTGCCGGAGCTGGCCGACCGCTGCCTGGTCCTCAACGGCGTGGCCAAGACCTACGCCATGACCGGCTGGCGGGTCGGCTGGATCGTCGGCCCCGTGGACGTGGCCAAGGCGGTCGCCAACCTCCAGTCGCACCAGACCTCGAACGTGGCCAACGTGAGCCAGCGGGCCGCCCTGGCCGCGGTCAGCGGGGGCCTGGACGACGTGGCCCGCATGCGCGAGGCCTTCGACCGGCGGGGCAAGACCATGCACCGCCTGCTCAACGGCATCGAGGGCGTCACCGCCATGACCCCCGAGGGGGCGTTCTACGCCTTCCCGTCGTTCCGGGCCGTGCTGGAGCGGGGCACGGTGGCGGGGCGGCCGGTGTCGAGCACCGTCGAGCTGGCCGAGGTGGTGCTGGACGAGGCCAAGGTGGCCATCGTGCCCGGCGAGGCCTTCTCGGCCCCCGGCTACGCCCGGCTGTCCTTCGCCCTGGGCGACGACGACCTGGGCGAGGGCCTGGGCCGCATCGCCGAGCTCCTGGCCCGCTGA
- the serC gene encoding phosphoserine transaminase, with protein MSAALPDIRIPTDLLPADGRFCSGPSKVRPEAVAALAAEANDYLGTSHRQAGVRFMVARLRNGLAELLALPDGYEVLLGNGGTTAFWDALSFGVIDQRSHHLVFGEFSGKFAAVARAAPHLGEPSTAKAEPGTAPALAAVEGVDAYCLTHNETSTGVITELVRPQGADDGALVLVDATSAAGGARFDPAETDVYYLAPQKCLASDGGLWLAACSPDAVARIERLAASDRWVPASLDLGIALENSRKDQTYNTPALATIFLAVQQVEWINESGGLHWAAGRCATNAGIVYGWAEASEHTTPFVTDPALRSPVVATIDLAGDVDATTVAGVLRANGVHDTESYRKLGRNQLRFALFPAIEPDDVRALTRCVDHVVAELRSA; from the coding sequence GTGAGCGCCGCCCTGCCCGACATCCGGATCCCCACCGACCTCCTGCCGGCCGACGGCCGGTTCTGCTCCGGACCGTCCAAGGTCCGGCCCGAGGCGGTGGCCGCCCTGGCCGCCGAGGCCAACGACTACCTGGGCACCTCCCACCGCCAGGCCGGCGTGCGCTTCATGGTGGCCCGCCTGCGCAACGGCCTGGCCGAGCTGCTGGCCCTGCCCGACGGCTACGAGGTGCTGCTGGGCAACGGGGGCACCACCGCCTTCTGGGACGCCCTGTCGTTCGGGGTGATCGACCAGCGCAGCCACCACCTGGTGTTCGGGGAGTTCTCGGGCAAGTTCGCCGCGGTGGCCCGGGCCGCCCCCCACCTGGGCGAGCCGTCGACGGCCAAGGCCGAGCCGGGCACGGCGCCGGCCCTGGCCGCGGTCGAGGGCGTCGACGCCTACTGCCTGACCCACAACGAGACCTCGACCGGGGTCATCACCGAGCTGGTGCGCCCCCAGGGCGCCGACGACGGGGCCCTCGTCCTGGTCGACGCCACCTCGGCGGCCGGCGGGGCGCGCTTCGACCCGGCCGAGACCGACGTCTACTACCTCGCCCCCCAGAAGTGCCTGGCCTCCGACGGCGGCCTGTGGCTGGCCGCCTGCTCGCCCGACGCCGTGGCCCGCATCGAGCGGCTGGCGGCGTCGGACCGCTGGGTGCCGGCCAGCCTCGACCTGGGCATCGCCCTGGAGAACAGCCGCAAGGACCAGACCTACAACACGCCGGCCCTGGCCACCATCTTCCTGGCCGTGCAGCAGGTGGAGTGGATCAACGAGAGCGGCGGCCTGCACTGGGCCGCGGGGCGGTGCGCCACCAACGCCGGCATCGTCTACGGCTGGGCCGAGGCCTCGGAGCACACCACGCCCTTCGTGACCGACCCCGCGCTGCGCAGCCCCGTGGTGGCCACCATCGACCTGGCCGGCGACGTGGACGCCACCACCGTGGCCGGGGTGCTGCGGGCCAACGGGGTCCACGACACCGAGAGCTACCGGAAGCTGGGCCGCAACCAGCTCCGCTTCGCCCTGTTCCCGGCCATCGAGCCCGACGACGTCCGGGCCCTGACCCGCTGCGTCGACCACGTGGTGGCCGAGCTCCGCTCGGCCTGA
- a CDS encoding META domain-containing protein, giving the protein MRSRFVVLLLCSAVALACGDDGGDDLDAGPGDSGGGATEPADGAAGATEPAPAADPLAGRTFVATEMTEDGAPRPLVEGTELRLAFAEDELRISAGCNSISRSYRFTGSGIELGDEAAATLIGCDPAREAQDEWITEVLSGSVEAEVDGDTLVLTSGATTLTLLDRETASPDVPLVGTTWTLDTVLEGTSADGTASSVPGPTATLTLAADGTYVLDTGCNTGSGTVEVADGTLAFAAPELTRAACEGDTVTTEAAVVALLDGEVAYEIEERRLTLTAGDRGLGFAAA; this is encoded by the coding sequence ATGCGCTCCCGCTTCGTCGTCCTGCTCCTGTGCTCCGCCGTGGCCCTGGCCTGCGGCGACGACGGCGGTGACGACCTCGACGCCGGACCGGGCGACAGCGGTGGTGGGGCCACCGAGCCGGCCGACGGCGCGGCCGGAGCCACCGAACCGGCCCCGGCGGCGGATCCCCTGGCCGGGCGGACCTTCGTGGCCACCGAGATGACCGAGGACGGCGCCCCCCGACCCCTGGTGGAGGGCACCGAGCTGCGGCTGGCCTTCGCCGAGGACGAGCTGCGCATCTCCGCCGGGTGCAACTCGATCAGCCGGAGCTACCGGTTCACGGGCTCCGGGATCGAGCTGGGGGACGAGGCAGCCGCCACCCTCATCGGCTGCGACCCGGCCCGGGAAGCCCAGGACGAGTGGATCACCGAGGTGCTGTCCGGATCGGTGGAGGCCGAGGTCGACGGCGACACGCTGGTCCTCACCTCGGGCGCCACCACCCTCACCCTGCTGGATCGGGAGACGGCGTCGCCCGACGTGCCCCTGGTCGGGACCACCTGGACCCTCGACACCGTGCTGGAGGGCACCTCGGCCGACGGGACGGCCAGCAGCGTCCCCGGCCCGACCGCCACCCTCACCCTGGCCGCCGACGGCACCTACGTGCTGGACACCGGGTGCAACACCGGCTCGGGCACGGTGGAGGTGGCCGACGGGACCCTGGCCTTCGCCGCTCCGGAACTGACCCGGGCCGCCTGCGAGGGCGACACCGTCACCACCGAGGCCGCGGTGGTGGCCCTGCTCGACGGCGAGGTGGCCTACGAGATCGAGGAGCGGCGCCTGACCCTGACCGCCGGCGACCGCGGCCTGGGCTTCGCCGCAGCTTGA